Within the Pseudomonadota bacterium genome, the region GTGGTGAGCGGCTGAAAGCAAAGCCGATGAGCCCCTCCTCTGCCAGACAGGAAGCATAGTAACCTATGGCTCCGGACGATGTATTTGTGTTGAATGTCCCGGCAATAGCGAACCCGCTTTTCTTCGCCTTTTCTTTCACTATTTCCACCGCCCTCCCGACAACCAGCATGGCGTGGTTTTTATTGCCGTTGATCCGCGCAGAAATCGGGGTTTCCTTTTCGATTACGATTTCCCCTGCATTAGAATCTTTGGGTATACCAGCGCCGATTAGCTTCACTATTCCCTGATTGTTGTCCCGCAGTTGAGCATAGAGCATTACGTCAGCGATGACCCGGACTTCTTTCTCGTTGTAGCCGTATTTCTTCACTGCCTTGTGTGTCAGTTCCTCAAGTTCTTTAATCGATATTTTCATAATTTTCTCCTCAAATATCTTGCCCGGTGATAGAACCCCCAACGCAAATTGCGGTGAATTCATTTAATTATTTTACTTACTATTTGTCAATTATTTTCCCGATATATTTTTTACTTGAGGGCGGGACGGGCAGTTCTCTTATGCCTTTAAATGTAACATTTCAACCAGCAATCGAAAGCCAGCGCGGATGTTTCAGCTTGAAATTGAACCGCAATTTCAAAACTGGAGATTGAATGCAAGCATGATAAAATACGTGATTCTTCTCGTTGTTGTTGCTGCTTTCTTCTTTGTAGCCTCTATCGTTACTGTAAATAATAAACTTTAATATTATTTAGTGAGCAATATAACATTATGATTTTAGGATTATGTTGCTCACTACAATTTGTAATGACAACCCATATCATATGGATCATGCAGTTTTATTTTCATAAGTTTGTTATAAAAACGTCATTGTCATTGACAATATTATCCGTTAGGCATAATACTTTAGAAATTATAAGCAGCAGATTAATCCTTAAGTTTGAATATACAAGGAGATCACAATATGAAAGCAATCGCAATTAATGGGAGTCCACGTAAAGGCGGAAATACGGAATTCTTGCTGAAAAAAGTGCTTGAGCCAATTACTGAGGCAGGAATAACAACAGAACTGATCCAGATTGGCGGCAAACAGGTACATGGCTGCATGGCCTGCTATAAGTGCAAGGAAAACAAGGATTCAAGATGTGCAATTGATACAGATATCATAAATGAATGCATTGGCAAAATGGTTGAATCCGATGCGATTATTTTAGGTTCACCAACATACTTTGCCGGTATGACATCAGAAATGAAAGCCTTGATAGACCGTGCAGGATTTGTTGCCAATGCGAATGACCGTCTTTTCTCTCGTAAAATTGGTGCTGCAGTAACTGTGAACAGAAGAGGAGGGGCAACCAGTGTCATAGATTCAATGTACCATATGTTTCTAATGTCCAGAATGATTATTCCAGGTTCTACTTACTGGAATTTTGGTATTGGAAGAGAGAAGGGGGAAGTTGAGAAAGACACTGAAGCACTTGCAAATATGAAAGACCTGGGTGAAACAATAGCCTG harbors:
- a CDS encoding flavodoxin family protein; the protein is MKAIAINGSPRKGGNTEFLLKKVLEPITEAGITTELIQIGGKQVHGCMACYKCKENKDSRCAIDTDIINECIGKMVESDAIILGSPTYFAGMTSEMKALIDRAGFVANANDRLFSRKIGAAVTVNRRGGATSVIDSMYHMFLMSRMIIPGSTYWNFGIGREKGEVEKDTEALANMKDLGETIAWLVMRLKA